Proteins encoded together in one Planctomyces sp. SH-PL14 window:
- a CDS encoding formylmethanofuran dehydrogenase subunit A yields MSLLKIRGGTLYDPQNAIDGEVRDLWCRDGRIIPPPQDPLTRPDREIDATGMVVMPGGVDMHCHIAGPKVNAARKMRPEEKRRSPVIPRTERTRSGTTGSVPSTFATGYLYAGLGYTSAFDAAIPAIMARHTHDEFEDTPLIDKGFYVLMGNNQYILRQIAANEPQRLKAYVAWLLGAAKAYACKLVNPGGVETWKSGGRNVSGLDTPVTHFNVTPRQIIREVTRAANELGLPHPVHIHCNNLGLPGNWSTTLDTMQSLEGFRGHLTHIQFHSYGGDPDNQATFRSQVPELVEYFNSHHNLTVDVGQVLFGPTTSMTGDSPLGYYLHRVFGKKWFSGDLEMEAGCGIVPVEYRDKSFVHALQWAIGLEWYLLAADPWRIAMSTDHPNGGSFLAYPEIIALLMDRSRRQEVLARAPAKVRESCTLGDITREYTLSEIAIITRAAPARMLGLTQKGHLGPGADADITIYQPRDDIQKMFEIPRYVVRAGRVAVEDGEIREPVDGQLHYVEPEYDPDCLPDIREWFEANYSIQFNNYPIAEHELRNSVRRPI; encoded by the coding sequence ATGTCGCTCCTGAAGATCCGTGGGGGGACACTCTACGACCCACAGAACGCCATTGACGGAGAGGTCCGCGACCTCTGGTGCCGCGACGGCCGGATCATTCCCCCTCCGCAGGATCCCCTTACCCGCCCCGACCGGGAGATCGACGCCACGGGAATGGTCGTCATGCCCGGCGGTGTCGACATGCACTGCCACATCGCCGGCCCCAAGGTCAACGCCGCGCGAAAAATGCGGCCTGAGGAAAAACGCCGCTCCCCGGTGATCCCCCGAACGGAGCGAACTCGTTCAGGAACGACCGGAAGCGTCCCCAGCACCTTCGCCACCGGCTACCTCTACGCCGGCCTCGGCTACACCTCCGCCTTCGACGCCGCGATCCCCGCCATCATGGCGCGGCACACGCACGACGAGTTCGAAGATACCCCCCTGATCGACAAGGGGTTCTACGTCCTGATGGGGAACAACCAGTACATCCTCCGGCAGATCGCCGCGAACGAACCGCAGCGGCTCAAGGCGTATGTGGCGTGGCTGCTGGGGGCTGCCAAGGCGTACGCCTGCAAGCTGGTGAACCCCGGGGGAGTCGAGACCTGGAAGAGCGGAGGCCGGAATGTCTCGGGGCTCGACACGCCGGTCACGCATTTCAACGTGACACCGCGGCAGATCATTCGCGAAGTGACGCGGGCCGCCAACGAACTCGGCCTCCCGCATCCGGTTCACATCCACTGCAACAACCTCGGCCTCCCCGGAAACTGGTCGACGACGCTCGACACGATGCAGTCCCTCGAAGGTTTCCGCGGGCACCTGACCCACATCCAGTTCCACAGCTACGGCGGCGATCCCGACAACCAGGCGACGTTCCGCTCGCAGGTCCCGGAGCTGGTCGAGTATTTCAACTCGCACCACAACCTCACGGTCGATGTCGGACAGGTCCTGTTCGGCCCGACGACGTCGATGACCGGCGACAGCCCGCTCGGCTATTACCTCCACCGGGTCTTCGGCAAGAAGTGGTTCAGCGGCGACCTCGAGATGGAGGCCGGGTGCGGGATCGTTCCGGTCGAGTATCGGGATAAGTCGTTTGTCCACGCTCTTCAATGGGCAATCGGCCTCGAGTGGTATCTCCTCGCCGCCGACCCGTGGCGGATCGCGATGAGCACCGACCATCCCAACGGCGGCTCGTTCCTCGCCTATCCGGAGATCATCGCCCTCCTGATGGACCGCTCCCGTCGCCAGGAGGTCCTTGCCCGGGCTCCGGCGAAGGTTCGCGAGTCCTGCACACTCGGCGACATTACCCGCGAATACACCCTGTCCGAGATCGCCATCATCACCCGCGCCGCTCCAGCCCGGATGCTCGGCCTCACACAGAAGGGGCACCTCGGCCCCGGCGCGGATGCCGACATCACGATCTACCAGCCGCGGGACGACATCCAGAAGATGTTCGAGATCCCGCGGTACGTGGTCCGCGCCGGCCGCGTGGCGGTCGAAGATGGCGAGATCCGCGAGCCGGTCGACGGCCAGCTCCACTATGTTGAGCCGGAGTACGACCCGGACTGCCTTCCCGACATCCGGGAGTGGTTCGAAGCGAACTACTCGATCCAGTTCAACAACTATCCGATCGCGGAGCACGAGCTCCGAAACTCCGTGCGTCGGCCCATTTGA
- a CDS encoding nitrilase-related carbon-nitrogen hydrolase: MSSSHETDPYVQVAVVQAGSVLFDTPRTLDKLAGLAAQAKQAGAQVVLFPEAFVGGYPKGKLFGLSLGQRTPEGREEFREYFEGAVAIPSPEFEFLATVARENGIHLVTGIIERAGATLYCTVLFFGPGGELLGKHRKLMPTALERVLWGCGDGSTLTVVETLHGRLGAVICWENYMPLLRMAMYAKGVELYCAPTVDDRPTWIPTMRHIAIEGRCFVLSACQFLPPDEKESSPGIRGGSCIVSPFGELLAGPVYDAETILTARLDRRERIRGTFDLDVVGHYARPDVFRLQVDETPKASVAPFPPDQL; encoded by the coding sequence ATGAGTAGTTCGCACGAGACCGATCCGTACGTTCAGGTCGCCGTCGTCCAGGCCGGTTCGGTGTTGTTCGACACGCCGCGGACGCTCGACAAGCTGGCGGGGCTCGCCGCCCAGGCCAAACAGGCCGGCGCTCAGGTCGTCCTCTTTCCCGAGGCGTTCGTTGGCGGGTATCCCAAGGGGAAGCTGTTCGGCCTCAGCCTGGGGCAGCGGACTCCGGAGGGGAGGGAGGAGTTCCGGGAGTATTTCGAGGGAGCCGTCGCGATCCCGAGTCCGGAGTTCGAGTTCCTCGCCACGGTCGCCCGCGAGAACGGGATCCATCTCGTCACGGGCATCATCGAACGCGCCGGCGCGACGCTGTATTGCACGGTCCTGTTCTTCGGCCCCGGCGGGGAGCTCCTGGGAAAGCATCGCAAGCTGATGCCGACCGCCCTCGAGCGAGTCCTCTGGGGATGCGGTGATGGCTCCACGCTGACGGTCGTCGAGACACTGCACGGCCGGCTCGGCGCCGTCATCTGCTGGGAGAACTACATGCCGCTCCTGCGGATGGCGATGTATGCCAAGGGGGTGGAGCTGTACTGCGCGCCGACCGTCGATGATCGGCCGACCTGGATCCCGACGATGCGGCACATCGCGATCGAAGGACGCTGCTTCGTCCTTTCGGCGTGCCAGTTCCTTCCTCCGGACGAGAAGGAGTCGTCTCCCGGAATCCGAGGCGGAAGCTGCATCGTCTCTCCTTTTGGAGAGCTGCTCGCCGGGCCGGTGTACGACGCCGAGACGATCCTCACGGCCAGACTCGACCGCCGCGAGCGGATCCGCGGGACCTTCGACCTCGACGTCGTTGGTCACTACGCCCGCCCGGATGTCTTTCGGCTGCAGGTGGACGAGACCCCAAAAGCCAGCGTCGCCCCCTTCCCGCCGGACCAGCTCTGA
- a CDS encoding sigma 54-interacting transcriptional regulator: MRTSLVSPEQCRQLLLAMARQRSTPDILHELVTGLVDHCGAALARVWLVIPKPQCGRCPAPDRCESHENCLRLSASAGRSVDGTDWSGLEGRFSRIPFGFGKVGHIAQTREPVEDRKVSARSPWIADPEWVRREGIKGVIGQPMIHHDQLLGVLAVFTRQSPSEDDLAWLRAFADDAASRIANNDAFARIRELRDQLASENEYLRDEVKASHQAGDLVGESPVMRNLESRIRLVARTDATTLIQGESGTGKELVARAIHQQSLRAAHPLITVNCAAVPAELFESEFFGHVAGAFSGAVHDRAGRIQLAEQGTLFLDEIGEIPLPMQAKLLRVLEQGTYERVGEGRTRKGDVRFIAATNRDLEEEARRGRFRKDLYYRLSVFQIDVPPLRERSEDVLLLARHFAEFYSRKYRLTAPRLSRDQAALLQAYEWPGNVRELRNVMERAVIAHQTVDAARGLDFSHLKERGRKSSPKIEEPATPRLMTEAEMRTLERENLVAVLKATRWKVSGPGSAAEFLGLNPATLASRLRSLGIVRSQEEQSHE, from the coding sequence ATGCGAACCTCTCTCGTCTCGCCGGAGCAGTGCCGCCAACTCCTGCTGGCCATGGCCCGGCAGCGGTCCACGCCCGACATCCTGCATGAGCTCGTAACCGGGCTGGTCGATCATTGCGGCGCTGCGCTCGCACGCGTGTGGCTCGTCATCCCGAAGCCCCAGTGCGGACGCTGCCCCGCTCCGGATCGGTGTGAGTCGCACGAGAATTGCTTGAGGCTCAGCGCCAGCGCCGGGCGGTCCGTCGACGGCACCGACTGGTCAGGTCTGGAGGGGCGGTTCTCGCGAATCCCGTTCGGCTTCGGGAAGGTTGGCCATATCGCCCAGACCCGCGAGCCGGTCGAAGACCGGAAGGTGAGCGCCCGCTCGCCGTGGATCGCCGATCCCGAGTGGGTCCGCCGCGAAGGAATCAAGGGGGTGATCGGCCAGCCGATGATCCACCACGATCAGCTGCTCGGTGTCCTCGCCGTCTTCACCCGCCAGTCCCCCAGCGAGGACGACCTCGCCTGGCTCCGCGCGTTTGCGGATGACGCCGCCAGCCGGATCGCGAACAACGACGCCTTCGCCCGGATCCGCGAACTGCGGGACCAGCTGGCGTCTGAAAATGAATACCTCCGCGACGAAGTCAAGGCCTCGCATCAGGCCGGCGACCTCGTCGGAGAAAGCCCCGTCATGCGGAACCTGGAGAGCCGAATCCGACTGGTCGCCCGGACCGACGCCACGACGCTCATCCAGGGGGAGTCCGGGACGGGCAAGGAACTGGTGGCCCGCGCGATCCACCAGCAGAGCCTCCGCGCGGCCCATCCGCTGATCACGGTGAACTGCGCCGCCGTTCCCGCGGAGCTCTTCGAGAGCGAGTTCTTCGGCCATGTCGCCGGGGCGTTCTCCGGGGCGGTCCACGACCGCGCGGGACGGATCCAGCTCGCCGAGCAGGGGACGCTGTTCCTGGACGAAATCGGCGAGATCCCGCTCCCGATGCAGGCCAAGCTCCTCCGGGTGCTGGAACAGGGGACGTACGAGCGGGTCGGGGAGGGGCGGACGCGGAAGGGGGACGTCCGCTTCATCGCCGCTACGAACCGGGACCTGGAAGAGGAGGCCCGCCGCGGGCGGTTCCGCAAGGATCTTTATTACCGGCTGAGCGTCTTCCAGATCGACGTTCCGCCGCTCCGCGAGCGGTCAGAGGACGTTCTCCTGCTGGCCCGGCACTTCGCGGAGTTCTACTCGAGGAAGTACCGCCTCACCGCTCCCCGCCTCTCCCGCGATCAGGCCGCCCTCCTTCAGGCGTACGAATGGCCGGGGAACGTCCGCGAGCTGCGGAACGTCATGGAGCGGGCGGTCATTGCGCATCAGACTGTCGACGCCGCGCGGGGGCTCGACTTCTCGCACCTGAAGGAACGCGGGAGAAAGTCCTCTCCGAAGATCGAAGAGCCAGCCACGCCGCGACTCATGACGGAGGCGGAGATGCGGACACTTGAACGGGAGAACCTCGTCGCCGTCCTTAAGGCGACCCGCTGGAAGGTCTCCGGGCCGGGGAGCGCGGCGGAGTTCCTCGGTCTCAACCCGGCCACGCTCGCCTCGCGGCTCCGGTCGCTCGGCATCGTCCGCTCGCAGGAGGAGCAGTCCCATGAGTAG
- a CDS encoding DUF983 domain-containing protein: MRMISRVWTALRLRCPRCQSGGLFQRPMTMYAACPHCGLGLEPDPGFYLGSIYANYAATVLLTSAIFILAVHVYGFDKRVVLWGCAAITVLFPIWFFRYARSVWLSLMYAVSSSSFRTRSPDSTGAPRAAS; the protein is encoded by the coding sequence ATGAGAATGATCTCGCGAGTGTGGACGGCCCTTCGTCTGCGGTGCCCGCGCTGCCAGAGCGGCGGCCTGTTCCAGCGGCCGATGACCATGTATGCCGCCTGTCCGCATTGCGGCCTCGGCCTGGAACCCGATCCCGGCTTCTATCTGGGATCAATCTACGCCAACTACGCCGCCACCGTCCTGCTGACCTCAGCGATCTTCATTCTGGCGGTGCACGTCTACGGCTTCGACAAGCGCGTCGTGCTCTGGGGCTGTGCCGCAATCACGGTCCTCTTTCCCATCTGGTTCTTTCGCTACGCCCGCAGCGTCTGGCTCTCGCTGATGTATGCCGTCAGCTCGAGCAGCTTTCGAACCAGATCGCCGGACTCGACCGGCGCTCCCCGCGCCGCGTCATGA
- a CDS encoding DUF1501 domain-containing protein has product MSSHLTRRRFVTGSLGGLFSLALKHRCDRLFAADGSRRTKRCVVLWMGGGPSQMDTFDPKPGTATGGPTQAIQTAVPGVSIAADLPEIAKRMEHLSLLRGLTSPEGDHDRGEHFLHTGYPFVQAFPRPTLGAVVSHENPPADFPLFVSIGARGLGPAYMGPDHAPFAVENPAEAVRLITGLRRQRGTLRTLEQFNSGFDAAHADAALDRRKASLRKVERMLTTPFVKALDVENAAEADKLRYGESEFGQRCLLARRLLESGVQFVEIAHGGWDTHDNNFSQVSRLCGEIDRPWAALIDDLRSSGLWDETVLVWMGEFGRTPQINGNTGRDHFPAVTPVVVGGGGLRGGLAIGATDASGHRITEGEAKVPDLLATLMTAIGIDPAHEFRTEFGAVAPATDHGQVIKALL; this is encoded by the coding sequence ATGTCCAGCCATCTGACGCGTCGCCGGTTCGTGACCGGATCTCTCGGCGGACTGTTTTCGCTGGCCCTGAAGCACCGCTGCGACCGGCTCTTCGCCGCGGACGGAAGCCGGCGGACCAAGCGGTGCGTCGTCCTCTGGATGGGCGGTGGGCCGAGCCAGATGGACACCTTCGATCCCAAGCCCGGGACGGCGACCGGCGGGCCGACGCAGGCGATCCAGACGGCCGTTCCCGGCGTCTCGATCGCCGCGGATCTTCCGGAGATCGCGAAGCGGATGGAGCACCTGAGCCTTCTCCGCGGCCTCACCTCGCCGGAGGGGGATCACGACCGGGGAGAGCACTTCCTGCACACGGGCTACCCGTTCGTCCAGGCGTTCCCGCGGCCGACACTGGGGGCGGTCGTCTCGCACGAGAATCCGCCGGCTGACTTTCCGCTGTTCGTTTCGATCGGGGCCCGCGGGCTCGGGCCCGCCTACATGGGGCCGGACCATGCCCCGTTCGCCGTGGAGAATCCGGCCGAAGCGGTGCGGCTGATCACGGGCCTGCGGAGGCAGCGGGGGACGCTCCGCACGCTCGAACAGTTCAACAGCGGCTTCGACGCGGCCCATGCGGACGCGGCGCTCGACCGCCGCAAGGCGTCGCTGCGGAAGGTCGAGCGGATGCTGACCACGCCGTTCGTCAAAGCCCTTGACGTCGAGAACGCCGCGGAGGCGGACAAGCTCCGCTACGGGGAGAGTGAGTTCGGTCAGCGGTGCCTCCTGGCCCGGCGGCTCCTGGAGTCGGGGGTGCAGTTTGTCGAGATCGCGCACGGAGGCTGGGACACGCATGACAACAACTTCAGCCAGGTGTCGCGGCTCTGCGGCGAGATCGACCGCCCCTGGGCCGCGCTGATCGACGACCTCCGGAGCAGCGGGCTGTGGGACGAGACGGTCCTCGTCTGGATGGGAGAATTCGGACGGACGCCGCAGATCAACGGGAATACCGGCCGGGATCACTTCCCGGCGGTGACTCCGGTCGTTGTGGGCGGGGGTGGTCTTCGCGGTGGGCTGGCGATCGGGGCCACCGATGCGTCGGGCCACAGGATCACGGAGGGAGAGGCGAAGGTGCCGGACCTCCTGGCGACATTGATGACGGCCATCGGCATCGATCCCGCGCACGAGTTCCGGACGGAGTTCGGCGCGGTCGCTCCGGCGACGGATCACGGCCAGGTCATCAAGGCGCTGCTCTGA
- a CDS encoding DUF1549 domain-containing protein produces MLRLAIILFALTAGPVAFGQTAPSIDTHLEETWRRHAVEPAAPCSDEQFLRRVSLDLLGRIPTTAEREEFLRSPDRPALVDRLLDTEEFNRFWSELWTTQLYGYADDSTDRQTLTDWLHAQLRANRPYDQIALDLVSASGESAFTGPVNFLLRYPEEPVVKVSRAFLGIRLDCARCHDHPFDRWTQADFQRMNRFFDAVERREVSNGNTELVDVVREVEAAQRPRFLSGAEPRTSRWRAEFGLFLTRSRPFARNFSNRIWYHLVGRGIVHPVDDVSRDNPAAAPELLEWLSDEAIRTGFDTRHMVRLVCGSRAYQLASTSAKADDSRVRLFAVRPIKPLIPEQWYESMCTATGRAPRPEERSEFVRTFLGDALDGDFSASWEYRETVQGLMSRLVDDAPQASGGMDELFVRFLGRTPTSAERESLRGRTPREVGYILLHSSEFAFNH; encoded by the coding sequence ATGCTCCGCCTGGCGATCATCCTGTTCGCTCTGACTGCCGGACCAGTCGCCTTCGGTCAGACCGCACCGTCCATCGACACCCATCTCGAAGAGACATGGCGGCGGCATGCCGTCGAGCCCGCCGCCCCCTGCTCCGACGAGCAGTTCCTCCGGCGGGTCTCGCTCGATCTCCTCGGACGAATCCCGACAACCGCCGAACGGGAGGAGTTCCTCCGGAGCCCGGACCGCCCAGCGCTCGTCGACCGCCTGCTCGACACAGAGGAGTTCAACCGCTTCTGGTCGGAACTCTGGACGACGCAGCTCTACGGCTATGCGGATGACTCGACCGACCGCCAGACGTTGACCGACTGGCTGCACGCGCAGCTCCGCGCCAACCGCCCGTACGACCAGATCGCACTCGACCTCGTTTCCGCCTCGGGTGAGTCGGCGTTCACGGGACCGGTCAATTTTCTGCTGCGGTATCCGGAGGAGCCGGTCGTCAAAGTCTCGCGGGCGTTCCTGGGGATCCGGCTCGACTGCGCCCGGTGCCACGACCACCCCTTCGACCGCTGGACCCAGGCCGACTTCCAGCGGATGAACCGCTTCTTCGATGCCGTCGAGCGCCGCGAGGTGTCGAACGGGAACACGGAGCTCGTCGACGTGGTCCGGGAAGTCGAGGCCGCCCAGCGGCCGCGGTTCCTCTCGGGAGCCGAGCCCCGTACGTCGCGATGGCGGGCCGAATTCGGCCTGTTCCTCACCCGCAGCCGCCCCTTCGCCCGGAACTTCTCGAATCGGATCTGGTATCACCTGGTCGGCCGGGGAATCGTGCACCCCGTTGACGACGTCAGCCGCGACAACCCGGCCGCCGCCCCGGAACTGCTCGAATGGCTGTCCGACGAGGCGATCCGGACGGGGTTCGATACGCGGCACATGGTCCGGCTGGTCTGCGGATCCCGCGCGTACCAGCTCGCGTCGACCTCTGCCAAAGCGGACGACTCCCGCGTCCGGCTGTTCGCCGTCCGCCCGATCAAGCCGCTGATTCCCGAGCAGTGGTACGAGTCGATGTGTACCGCGACCGGCCGCGCTCCCAGGCCGGAGGAGCGGAGCGAGTTCGTCCGGACGTTCCTCGGCGACGCTCTCGACGGGGACTTCAGCGCCTCGTGGGAGTATCGCGAGACCGTCCAGGGACTGATGTCCCGGCTCGTCGATGACGCGCCTCAGGCGTCCGGCGGAATGGACGAACTGTTCGTCCGGTTCCTTGGCCGCACGCCGACATCGGCCGAGCGGGAATCCCTCCGGGGCCGGACTCCGCGCGAGGTCGGTTACATCCTGCTGCACTCCAGCGAGTTCGCGTTCAACCACTGA